The following are encoded together in the Salvia hispanica cultivar TCC Black 2014 chromosome 6, UniMelb_Shisp_WGS_1.0, whole genome shotgun sequence genome:
- the LOC125193031 gene encoding putative nuclease HARBI1 → MSSDSSSRAQSDEEISHSSSEEEVPPAPTGWDVAGFANNPINNYISRRIQSEIARMQQPPPQRPIRRRRRYIPRNHTGAHDRLFADYFAEEPRYPADVFRRRFRMRRSLFLRIVNALSARYPEFRLQRDAAGKPGLSPLQKCTVAIRQLAYGGSADMFDEYLQCGETTGNECLKNFCQGVREIFGEHYLRSPDAADCQFLLDWHWRTHGFPGMLGSIDCMHWQWKNCPTAWRGQFTTGYKGTHPTIILEAVADQRLWIWHAYFGIAGSNNDLNVLNSSPLFNERINGLGPSIEFTANGNVHNMGYYLADGIYPQWPVFLKTIRCPLGDRRRYFARAQESARKDVERAFGVLQSRFALVKGPTRFFYQGDIADIMYACIIMHNMIIEDEHEGVLDVTNDPSVASSSHGVSTESARQGVPHNEHERFQAFMDIHQKEAHQALQHDIIEELWANRNRAHRP, encoded by the coding sequence atgagttctgaTTCATCGTCTCGTGCTCAGTCCGACGAGGAAATATcacattcttcttccgaagaAGAGGTACCTCCCGCTCCCACCGGATGGGATGTAGCGGGTTTCGCCAACAACCCAATCAACAACTATATCTCCCGCCGCATACAAAGCGAGATCGCTCGAATGCAGCAGCCACCCCCCCAACGGCCAATCCGCCGGCGGCGCCGATACATCCCTCGCAACCACACTGGTGCGCACGATCGGCTGTTCGCCGATTATTTCGCGGAGGAACCACGTTATCCGGCAGATGTATTTCGTCGCCGGTTCAGAATGCGCCGCTCCCTCTTCCTGCGCATTGTTAATGCGTTGTCCGCGCGTTACCCCGAGTTCCGGCTCCAGCGAGACGCAGCAGGGAAGCCCGGACTATCGCCCCTACAGAAATGCACTGTTGCCATCCGGCAGTTGGCATACGGAGGGTCCGCCGACATGTTCGATGAGTATCTGCAATGCGGCGAGACGACTGGCAACGAGTGCCTGAAGAATTTCTGTCAGGGCGTGCGAGAGATATTTGGGGAGCACTACCTTCGCTCGCCGGACGCAGCTGACTGCCAGTTCCTACTGGATTGGCACTGGAGGACCCACGGCTTTCCGGGGATGCTCGGCAGCATCGACTGTATGCACtggcagtggaagaactgcccaACCGCGTGGCGAGGCCAGTTCACTACCGGCTACAAAGGTACGCATCCCACCATCATTCTTGAAGCCGTTGCCGACCAACGgctttggatttggcatgcttattttggtatagccgggtcgaacaacgacctaaatgttctcaattcctcgccccttttcaacgagcggATCAACGGGTTAGGCCCCTCCATCGAATTCACGGCCAATGGCAATGTGCATAACATGGGGTACTACCTGGCTGACGGCATCTATCCGCAATGGCCCGTGTTtctgaagacgatcagatgccCACTCGGAGATAGAAGAAGGTATTTTGCCCGAGCGCAAGAGTctgcgcgcaaggatgtggagagggcatttggggtgctccaatcgcgatTTGCACTGGTAAAGGGCCCGACGCGCTTTTTCTACCAGGGGGATATTGCCGatatcatgtatgcgtgcatcatcatgcataacatgatcatcGAAGATGAACACGAAGGCGTCCTCGACGTCACCAACGACCCAAGTGTTGCATCATCGAGTCACGGTGTCTCAACCGAGTCCGCCCGCCAGGGTGTACCGCACAACGAACATGAACGGTTCCAGGCGTTCATGGACATACACCAGAAGGAGGCCCATCAAGCACTACAACacgatatcatcgaagaattgtgggcaaatagaaaccgcgcccaccgcccttga
- the LOC125193678 gene encoding metacaspase-4-like, with amino-acid sequence MRKRAVLIGCNYPGTKAELKGCINDVRRMHRCLLDRYGFPEENIVVLIDTEGSADAQPTGKNIRAALSDLAASSQPGDVLFVHYSGHGTRLPAENDKDDDTGFDECIVPTDMNLITDDDFREVVNKVAEGSRITIVSDSCHSGGLIDESKEQIGESTGRNRRKQQQQQHKQKCSGLKSFLCTEVQQELEHVTSKSLPLSTFIEILKQKTGKHDIDAGKLRPTLFDIFGNEATPKITKFMNAVRSKFGGGGGGGITDGGILISGCQSDETSADTSPEGDSTRAYGVLSNAIQVIIAETEGRVSNRKLVVRARKMLKRQGFTQHPGLYCTDQNLNARFIC; translated from the exons ATGAGGAAAAGGGCAGTGCTGATAGGCTGCAATTACCCGGGCACCAAGGCGGAGCTGAAGGGCTGCATTAACGATGTGCGGCGGATGCATCGCTGCCTGCTCGACCGATACGGTTTTCCGGAGGAGAATATCGTTGTGCTCATCGATACAGAGGGTAGTGCTGACGCGCAGCCCACCGGCAAGAACATACGCGCCGCCCTCTCCGATCTGGCAGCCTCCTCACAGCCCGGTGACGTCCTCTTCGTGCACTACAGCGGCCACGGCACCCGCCTCCCGGCCGAGAACGACAAAGACGACGACACCGGCTTTGATGAGTGCATTGTCCCCACTGACATGAATCTCATTACTG ATGATGACTTCAGAGAGGTGGTGAACAAAGTGGCCGAGGGAAGCCGGATCACCATCGTCTCCGACTCCTGCCACAGCGGAGGCCTAATCGACGAGTCCAAGGAGCAGATTGGCGAGAGCACGGGCCGGAACAGAAggaaacaacaacaacaacaacacaagCAAAAATGCTCAGGACTCAAAAGCTTCCTGTGCACGGAAGTCCAGCAAGAACTGGAGCACGTCACGAGCAAATCTCTGCCGCTGTCGACATTCATCGAGATACTGAAGCAGAAGACGGGGAAGCACGACATCGACGCAGGCAAGCTGAGGCCGACCTTGTTCGACATATTCGGCAACGAGGCCACCCCGAAGATCACCAAGTTCATGAACGCGGTGAGGAGCAAGtttggaggtggtggtggtggcggtATCACAGATGGCGGGATTCTCATCAGCGGATGCCAGTCCGATGAGACGTCGGCGGATACCAGCCCCGAGGGGGACAGCACGCGAGCTTACGGCGTGCTGAGCAATGCGATTCAGGTGATAATTGCGGAGACGGAGGGGAGAGTGAGCAACCGGAAGCTGGTGGTTAGGGCGAGGAAGATGTTGAAGCGGCAGGGCTTCACGCAGCACCCTGGCCTTTACTGCACTGATCAAAATCTTAATGCTCGTTTTATTTGCTGA